The DNA sequence AGCAGCTCACGGCCGACAGCCGCGAGTTGAATCATGAAGTGCGGATGCTGCCGTGGTGGAAGAGCGCCGTTTACGGCGCGGCGATCGTCTCGCTGATCCTGCTCGGCGTGACCGCGCTCGCGGTACTCGAATGGTTCCTGCTGCGCCGGCGCTTCATCGCGATCGCCGACCTCAACGAATCTCTGCGCCGGCTCGACCAGCGCTACCGCGCGCTGCTGGCCAAGGCGGAGCTTCGGATGCAGGAGCTTTACGGGCGGCGGCGGCGCGGAATCTCCGACGATCACCAGCGGCCCAAAATTCCCGAAGAGGCCGATCTCGAACGTCTCGATCAGCAGCTGCACGACGTGCTCGAGCGCCATCTGAAACAGCTCGGCGGACCGGTGCGTCCGCGTCGGCGCGCCCGCTGGGACGAGGAGTTCGGCGGCGCCGTTGCTCCCCCGGTCGAGGCGCGTTCGGTCCGCCGCTGAGCTTGCCGCCCCGATCCGCGGCCCCTATTCCCTCCAGCCCAAAATCTTTCGCGGACATGCAGGCGTGCACCTGCACGCGGCGCCGGCAACCCTTGTGATGCGTGCGGGG is a window from the Candidatus Binataceae bacterium genome containing:
- a CDS encoding LysM peptidoglycan-binding domain-containing protein encodes the protein MKFRLAFLTVLALAGLCVALHPANAQTYVQDVTSAPPSVATDTAGTSQESAQETAPGRHAGEFSYSVRSGDSLGSIAATFGIQAEDIAHANRLSLDSTLMVGQTLKIPNPFAARMRELTAENQKLGDQLADLQKRSDAAAAAQGDLKTQVQQLTADSRELNHEVRMLPWWKSAVYGAAIVSLILLGVTALAVLEWFLLRRRFIAIADLNESLRRLDQRYRALLAKAELRMQELYGRRRRGISDDHQRPKIPEEADLERLDQQLHDVLERHLKQLGGPVRPRRRARWDEEFGGAVAPPVEARSVRR